One window from the genome of Bacillus thermozeamaize encodes:
- a CDS encoding acetyl-CoA acetyltransferase: MREVVIVEGVRTAIGRMGGTLKDVEPDYLAARVIEELLRRTGVDGAMIDEVILGHVKQSADQPNIARKAALRAGLPIEVPGYTVHRQCGSGLQAINNAAQAIMCGLADIVIAGGTESMSTAPYYIRGLRFGLHAGNGVVCDPNTESQPKAQPEEVWGSNLTMGLTAENLAEMYNISRQEQDEFALRSQELAHQAIEAGRFKDEIVPYEVKTKKGTILFEVDEHPRKTSLEALAKLPAVFKEGGTVTAGNSSGRNDAAAVTLVMSREKAEELGLQPKMRIVSQAVAGVRPDIMGIGPVPATQKALKLAGLTLDDIDLIELNEAFAAQTLAVVKELGIDMNKLNVNGGAIALGHPLGATCAILTIKLMNEMKRRGSKYGIVTACIGGGLGITTVFENLQV; encoded by the coding sequence ATGCGCGAAGTGGTGATTGTTGAAGGAGTGCGTACCGCCATTGGGCGGATGGGCGGCACGCTGAAGGATGTGGAGCCCGATTACCTGGCTGCCCGCGTGATTGAGGAGCTGCTTCGGCGGACCGGCGTGGACGGGGCGATGATTGACGAGGTCATTCTGGGGCATGTCAAGCAAAGCGCCGATCAGCCGAACATCGCGCGCAAGGCGGCCCTGCGTGCCGGTTTGCCGATTGAGGTTCCCGGCTACACCGTACACCGGCAGTGCGGTTCCGGGTTGCAGGCAATCAACAACGCGGCGCAAGCGATTATGTGCGGTCTGGCCGATATCGTGATCGCCGGCGGAACCGAGAGCATGAGTACGGCACCCTATTATATCCGGGGCTTGCGTTTTGGTTTGCATGCAGGAAATGGCGTGGTCTGCGACCCGAACACCGAAAGCCAGCCCAAGGCCCAGCCTGAGGAGGTCTGGGGGAGCAACTTGACGATGGGATTGACAGCGGAGAACCTGGCCGAGATGTACAACATCAGCCGCCAGGAGCAGGATGAATTTGCGCTTCGCAGCCAGGAGCTGGCCCATCAGGCCATCGAGGCGGGCCGCTTCAAGGATGAGATTGTTCCCTATGAGGTAAAAACGAAGAAGGGAACCATCCTCTTTGAAGTGGATGAGCATCCGCGGAAAACCTCCTTGGAGGCTCTGGCCAAACTGCCTGCCGTCTTCAAGGAAGGGGGCACCGTGACAGCCGGAAACTCCAGCGGCCGGAACGACGCTGCGGCAGTCACGCTGGTGATGTCCAGGGAAAAGGCGGAAGAATTGGGGCTTCAGCCGAAGATGCGCATTGTCTCTCAGGCGGTGGCGGGTGTGCGGCCCGATATCATGGGCATCGGTCCGGTGCCGGCGACGCAAAAAGCCCTGAAACTGGCCGGTTTGACGCTGGATGATATTGATCTCATCGAACTGAACGAGGCTTTTGCGGCGCAAACGCTTGCTGTCGTAAAAGAGCTGGGCATCGACATGAACAAACTGAACGTCAATGGCGGCGCGATTGCCCTGGGTCATCCGCTGGGCGCGACATGTGCGATCCTGACCATCAAATTGATGAACGAGATGAAGCGCCGCGGCAGCAAGTATGGCATTGTCACGGCCTGCATCGGCGGAGGCCTGGGCATTACGACCGTTTTTGAGAACCTGCAGGTTTGA
- a CDS encoding acyl-CoA dehydrogenase, which translates to MDFRLPKEIEMLKQTVKDFVYNTVDPRAQEIEEKDEIPADIMEMSKELGLFGLSIPEEYGGLGIGMVGKCAVYEELGKTHNGFTTVIGGHTAIGTVGIVEMGTEEQKKKYLPKMASGEWIGAFALTEPSAGSNAANLKTTAVRKGDKYILNGSKHFITNGTIAHVFTVMAVTDPSKGPKGITSFIVERDFPGFRIGKVEKKMGLRGSHSVELFFEDCEVPVENVLGKEGEGYVNALKILANGRAGLAARNLGSCIKLLELSMDYAMQRVQFGKPIFEQQIIQHYLAEMALDIETLRSMVYRVAWMTDEKMNVIKEAAMVKLLGSEVYNRVADKAVQIHGGMGYMKEYPIERYYRDARITKIYEGTSEIQKNIIAAQLKKEYAKS; encoded by the coding sequence ATGGACTTTCGTCTGCCGAAAGAGATCGAGATGCTGAAGCAGACCGTGAAAGATTTTGTCTATAACACGGTCGATCCGCGTGCGCAGGAGATTGAGGAAAAGGATGAAATTCCGGCTGACATCATGGAAATGAGCAAGGAGCTGGGATTGTTCGGCCTCAGCATTCCGGAAGAGTATGGCGGACTCGGAATCGGCATGGTCGGAAAATGTGCCGTCTATGAGGAATTGGGCAAGACGCATAACGGTTTCACCACGGTGATTGGCGGGCACACCGCCATCGGGACGGTCGGTATCGTCGAAATGGGGACGGAAGAACAGAAGAAAAAGTACCTTCCCAAAATGGCCAGCGGTGAATGGATTGGCGCCTTCGCGCTGACAGAACCCAGCGCCGGTTCCAACGCGGCCAACCTCAAGACAACCGCGGTCCGCAAGGGCGACAAGTACATCCTCAACGGTTCCAAACACTTCATTACGAATGGAACCATCGCCCATGTCTTTACCGTGATGGCTGTCACCGATCCCAGCAAGGGACCGAAAGGGATCACGTCGTTTATCGTGGAAAGGGATTTCCCCGGTTTCCGTATCGGCAAAGTGGAAAAGAAGATGGGGCTGCGCGGGTCCCATTCGGTGGAGCTGTTCTTTGAGGATTGCGAGGTTCCTGTGGAAAACGTCCTTGGCAAAGAAGGCGAAGGGTATGTCAACGCGCTGAAGATTCTGGCCAACGGACGGGCAGGTCTGGCTGCACGGAACCTGGGATCCTGTATCAAGCTGCTGGAGCTGTCGATGGATTACGCGATGCAGCGCGTGCAGTTCGGCAAGCCGATTTTCGAGCAGCAGATCATCCAGCACTATCTGGCGGAAATGGCGTTGGACATTGAAACGCTGCGTTCGATGGTATATCGCGTCGCCTGGATGACCGACGAGAAAATGAATGTGATCAAGGAGGCGGCCATGGTCAAGCTGCTCGGTTCCGAGGTGTACAACCGGGTTGCCGACAAGGCCGTCCAAATCCACGGCGGAATGGGTTATATGAAGGAATACCCGATTGAACGCTATTATCGCGACGCGCGGATTACCAAGATTTATGAAGGCACGTCTGAAATCCAGAAGAACATTATTGCCGCACAGCTGAAAAAAGAGTATGCGAAATCCTGA
- a CDS encoding 3-hydroxybutyryl-CoA dehydrogenase (converts (S)-3-hydroxybutanoyl-CoA to 3-acetoacetyl-CoA) — protein MEVKKIAVIGAGTMGRGIAHVAAAGGFEVSLQDISDEQLKQALVTIENNMKKAVEIGKMTADEVDKALARITTTTSLEEAAKDADLVIEAVLELMDLKIEVFQKLDKICKPETVLATNTSTMSPTEIAAATNRPDRCIAMHFFNPVHKMKLVEIIRGLDTSDETYEIARKVSVQMGKETVQVNEFPGFVTSRMNCLIGNEAMNMLMEGVASAEDIDKAIKLGLNHPMGPLELADLVGLDTRLRNMEYLHKTLGERFRPSPILVKYVKAGRLGRKSGRGFYDYTKK, from the coding sequence ATGGAAGTCAAAAAAATTGCCGTGATTGGCGCAGGAACGATGGGACGCGGCATTGCCCACGTGGCGGCTGCAGGCGGTTTTGAGGTCTCCCTGCAGGACATTTCGGATGAGCAGCTCAAACAGGCGCTGGTCACCATTGAAAACAATATGAAAAAAGCTGTCGAGATCGGAAAGATGACAGCGGATGAGGTTGACAAGGCACTGGCCCGGATCACCACCACGACCAGCCTGGAAGAGGCTGCCAAAGATGCCGATCTGGTGATTGAGGCTGTGCTGGAGCTGATGGATCTGAAAATCGAGGTATTCCAGAAGCTGGACAAAATCTGCAAACCGGAGACGGTACTGGCGACCAACACGTCGACGATGAGTCCGACGGAAATCGCCGCAGCCACGAACCGGCCGGATCGATGCATTGCCATGCACTTCTTCAACCCCGTGCACAAGATGAAACTGGTGGAGATCATCCGCGGCCTGGACACGTCGGATGAAACCTATGAAATCGCCCGTAAGGTTTCCGTCCAGATGGGCAAGGAAACGGTGCAAGTGAACGAGTTTCCTGGCTTTGTCACCAGCCGGATGAACTGCCTGATTGGCAATGAAGCGATGAACATGCTGATGGAAGGGGTTGCCTCTGCGGAGGATATCGACAAGGCGATCAAACTGGGCTTGAACCATCCGATGGGACCCCTGGAGTTGGCCGACCTGGTGGGGCTGGACACGCGCTTGCGGAACATGGAATATCTCCATAAGACGCTGGGAGAACGTTTCCGTCCCAGTCCGATTCTCGTCAAGTACGTCAAGGCGGGGCGGCTTGGCCGCAAATCGGGGAGAGGGTTTTACGACTATACCAAGAAATGA
- a CDS encoding succinyl-CoA--3-ketoacid-CoA transferase, with translation METARQVKKLKTPKEALQPIKSGQTVMVGGFGLSGTPITLLYHLLEMPVKDLTIISNNLGESNRGLGKLLLNRQIKKAIGSFFTSNRDAIAMWERGEVELELLPQGTLAEAIRAGGAGIGGFYTPTAVGTELAKGKEERVIDGKRYIFEKALKADVALIKAYKADELGNLIYWKTADNFNSIMATAADYVVAQVDEIVPVGALSPEEIKTPHLYVDALVLNEHLPVE, from the coding sequence ATGGAAACAGCACGGCAGGTAAAAAAGCTCAAGACACCCAAAGAAGCGCTGCAGCCCATCAAATCGGGACAAACGGTGATGGTTGGCGGTTTCGGTTTGTCGGGCACGCCGATTACCCTCTTATATCACCTTTTGGAGATGCCTGTAAAAGATCTGACGATTATCAGCAATAATTTGGGAGAGAGCAACAGGGGCCTGGGGAAACTGTTGTTGAATCGTCAGATCAAAAAGGCGATTGGTTCCTTCTTCACGTCCAACCGGGACGCCATTGCGATGTGGGAGCGGGGCGAGGTGGAGCTGGAACTGTTGCCTCAAGGCACACTGGCTGAGGCGATCCGTGCGGGAGGGGCGGGAATTGGCGGCTTTTACACGCCGACGGCTGTCGGAACCGAGCTGGCCAAAGGAAAAGAGGAACGGGTAATCGATGGAAAACGGTACATTTTTGAAAAGGCTTTAAAGGCCGATGTGGCATTGATCAAGGCGTACAAAGCCGATGAACTGGGGAATCTGATTTACTGGAAGACGGCCGACAATTTCAACTCGATCATGGCCACTGCCGCTGATTATGTGGTGGCGCAGGTCGACGAGATTGTGCCGGTAGGCGCTTTGTCGCCTGAAGAGATAAAAACGCCGCATCTCTACGTGGATGCCCTTGTCTTGAATGAGCATCTTCCGGTGGAATAA
- a CDS encoding carnitine dehydratase, which produces MGLLEGVRVLDLTRLLPGPFCTMLLADYGAEVIKVEQPGTGDYGRNVEPYIQGYSARHLTINRNKKSLTLDLKREKGKEIFCALAKEADVIVESFRPGVMKKLGLSYEEISAINPGIVYCSISGYGQDGPYRHLPGHDINYIGYSGVLGLIGLKDGQPVVPGVQIADIGGGSLMALAGILMALYYKEKTGKGQFVDVSMLDGAISWIAGYASGYFADGQVPKRGEIRLSGKYACYDVYPTKDGKYLSVGALEEKFWRRLCELLDKEEWIGQRMAPPEVQDQMRRELREIFLQKDQAEWLSLLKEEETCVGPVYDLDEVFSDPQVLARNMVIETEHPVLGVLKQVGFPLKFSHASGAVRRHAPELGEHNQEILTELGFSLEEIEKLALDRII; this is translated from the coding sequence ATGGGCCTTCTGGAAGGAGTGCGCGTTTTGGACTTGACCCGGTTGCTTCCGGGTCCTTTTTGCACGATGCTGCTGGCGGATTATGGCGCCGAAGTCATCAAGGTGGAGCAACCGGGGACCGGCGATTACGGCCGGAATGTGGAGCCGTATATCCAAGGATACAGCGCGCGTCATTTGACCATCAATCGCAACAAAAAGAGCCTCACGCTTGACTTGAAGCGCGAAAAGGGCAAAGAGATTTTTTGCGCGCTGGCCAAAGAGGCTGACGTGATTGTCGAAAGCTTCCGGCCCGGTGTGATGAAAAAGCTGGGGCTTTCCTATGAAGAGATATCCGCAATCAATCCCGGCATCGTTTACTGTTCCATCAGCGGGTATGGTCAGGATGGCCCTTACCGGCATCTCCCTGGCCATGACATCAATTACATTGGGTATAGCGGCGTTTTGGGATTGATTGGGCTCAAAGATGGGCAGCCTGTCGTGCCGGGTGTGCAGATAGCGGATATTGGCGGCGGTTCGCTGATGGCGCTGGCCGGCATCCTGATGGCCCTCTATTATAAGGAAAAGACGGGGAAGGGGCAGTTTGTGGATGTTTCCATGCTGGATGGAGCCATTTCCTGGATAGCGGGGTATGCCTCCGGGTATTTCGCAGACGGCCAAGTTCCGAAGCGAGGCGAGATTCGCCTTTCCGGAAAATACGCTTGTTATGATGTATACCCGACCAAAGATGGCAAGTATCTTTCGGTTGGCGCATTGGAAGAGAAGTTTTGGCGCCGCCTCTGCGAGCTGCTGGACAAGGAAGAGTGGATCGGGCAGAGGATGGCTCCGCCGGAGGTACAGGATCAAATGCGGCGGGAGCTGCGGGAGATTTTTCTGCAGAAAGACCAGGCGGAGTGGCTGAGTCTCCTGAAAGAAGAGGAGACCTGTGTTGGACCGGTATACGATCTGGATGAAGTGTTTTCCGATCCGCAGGTACTGGCCAGAAATATGGTGATTGAAACGGAACACCCGGTATTGGGAGTGTTGAAACAAGTGGGGTTTCCGCTCAAGTTTTCGCATGCTTCTGGGGCCGTCCGAAGACATGCGCCGGAGCTCGGGGAACACAATCAAGAGATTTTAACCGAGCTGGGGTTCTCATTGGAAGAGATTGAAAAGCTGGCACTTGATCGGATAATTTGA
- a CDS encoding formyl-CoA transferase yields MTRALEGIRVLDLSRTLAGPFCTMLLGDMGADIIKVEQPGTGDESRRFTPPAVAGESAYFLASNRNKRSMTVNLKAEEGRQIILELAKRSDVLIENFRTGTMEKLGLGYETLKTVNPRLVYCTISGFGRTGPDRHKAGYDLLLQGYGGLMSITGEPDRPPAKAGMSIADLSTGLFAVYGILCALMAREKTGKGQVVDVSLLDGQVALLNYIATAYFMTGKVPGRMGSAHPTIVPYQAFPTKDQDIIIAVANDGLWAKCCAALGWEDLKDDPRFRRNDDRVANRQVLIEIMNERLKQRPSEEVLRLLDEAGVPCGPIHTVDQVVHHPQVQARGTILELDHPTVPNLKVPGFAVKLSDTPADVRYHPPLLGQHTKEILKDELGYSEEQIQSLYDRGVL; encoded by the coding sequence ATGACACGGGCGTTGGAGGGCATCCGGGTTCTTGACTTGTCCCGAACCTTGGCGGGCCCTTTTTGTACGATGTTGCTGGGTGACATGGGCGCGGACATCATCAAGGTGGAACAACCGGGAACGGGTGACGAATCGCGGCGTTTTACCCCGCCGGCGGTCGCGGGAGAGAGTGCCTACTTTCTCGCCTCGAACCGGAACAAGCGAAGCATGACGGTAAACTTGAAAGCGGAGGAAGGTAGGCAGATCATCCTGGAACTGGCAAAGCGCTCCGATGTCCTGATCGAAAACTTCCGCACCGGGACGATGGAGAAGCTGGGGTTGGGATATGAGACGCTGAAAACTGTCAACCCTCGTCTGGTGTACTGCACCATTTCCGGGTTTGGCAGGACAGGTCCAGACCGGCACAAGGCGGGGTACGATTTGCTGTTGCAAGGATATGGCGGTCTCATGAGCATCACCGGAGAACCGGATCGTCCGCCGGCCAAAGCGGGCATGTCGATTGCCGATTTGTCGACCGGTTTGTTTGCCGTATACGGCATATTGTGTGCTTTGATGGCGCGGGAAAAAACCGGGAAAGGACAGGTTGTGGACGTCAGCCTGCTGGACGGGCAGGTGGCCCTGTTGAATTATATCGCCACCGCCTATTTCATGACGGGCAAAGTGCCGGGGCGAATGGGATCGGCGCATCCGACCATCGTTCCTTACCAGGCATTTCCAACCAAGGATCAGGATATCATCATCGCCGTGGCGAATGACGGATTGTGGGCCAAGTGCTGCGCCGCCCTGGGATGGGAAGATCTGAAGGACGATCCCCGTTTCAGGAGAAACGACGATCGGGTGGCCAATCGCCAGGTTCTGATCGAGATCATGAACGAACGGCTCAAACAACGTCCGAGCGAAGAGGTATTGCGTTTATTGGATGAAGCGGGAGTCCCGTGCGGTCCGATCCACACCGTGGACCAGGTGGTTCACCATCCCCAGGTGCAGGCCAGGGGAACGATCCTGGAGCTGGACCATCCCACGGTTCCCAATCTGAAAGTACCGGGATTTGCGGTGAAGCTGTCGGATACGCCCGCCGACGTGAGATACCACCCGCCGTTGCTCGGCCAGCATACCAAAGAGATCCTGAAAGACGAATTAGGTTACTCTGAGGAGCAGATTCAGTCGCTGTATGACAGAGGCGTCCTTTAA
- a CDS encoding betaine-aldehyde dehydrogenase, with product MYPIPESVQAFLRSPKKHLIGGEWVESASGNTFPVFNPSNGEIIAQAARGDAADIDRAVQAARQAFEQGDWPAYTPYERSQLLHRLADLLEAHQEELAVLESLDTGKPIRDARRIDVPATIRHFRYYAGWANKITGDTISHSQRGNYLAYTVREPMGVVGQIIPWNFPILMAAWKLAAALACGNTVVLKPAEQTPLSALRLGELAMEAGFPKGVINIVTGFGEEAGAALVAHPDVDKVAFTGSTAVGQEIMRAAAGNLKAVSLELGGKSPNVIFADADLKRAIPNAFFALFYNQGQVCGAGSRLFVEKSIADQVVEELVQMAKQMKIGHSLDPETRFGPVVSQEHLERIERYIELGKQEGAEVALAGGRMAEAGGGYFVSPTIFTNVDNKMRIAQEEIFGPVLGVQVFEELEEVIERCNDTIYGLAAGVWTSNIRTAQWMTKRLKAGTVWVNCYNVLDDAVPFGGYKYSGIGREMGSYALELYTQVKSVWVNYD from the coding sequence ATGTACCCGATTCCGGAATCTGTTCAGGCTTTTCTCAGGTCACCGAAAAAACACCTGATCGGCGGCGAATGGGTGGAGTCAGCCAGCGGGAATACCTTCCCCGTGTTTAATCCCTCCAATGGGGAGATCATTGCCCAGGCAGCGCGCGGTGACGCGGCAGACATCGACCGGGCGGTGCAGGCGGCGCGGCAGGCGTTTGAACAGGGGGATTGGCCGGCTTACACGCCTTATGAACGGAGCCAATTGTTACACCGGCTGGCCGATTTGCTGGAGGCGCATCAGGAGGAGCTGGCTGTCCTGGAGTCGCTTGATACCGGAAAGCCGATCCGCGATGCCAGGCGGATCGATGTTCCGGCAACGATTCGCCACTTCCGCTATTATGCCGGCTGGGCCAACAAGATTACGGGAGATACCATTTCCCATTCGCAACGCGGGAATTACCTGGCTTACACAGTGCGGGAGCCGATGGGCGTGGTCGGGCAGATCATTCCGTGGAATTTTCCAATTCTCATGGCCGCCTGGAAACTTGCAGCTGCATTGGCCTGTGGCAACACGGTGGTGCTGAAACCGGCGGAACAAACCCCGTTGTCGGCATTGAGGCTCGGAGAACTGGCCATGGAGGCAGGCTTCCCCAAAGGGGTCATCAACATCGTCACCGGTTTCGGCGAAGAGGCCGGGGCGGCATTGGTGGCCCACCCGGATGTGGATAAGGTGGCTTTTACCGGTTCCACTGCCGTCGGTCAGGAGATCATGCGGGCTGCGGCCGGGAACCTGAAGGCGGTTTCTCTGGAGCTGGGCGGCAAGTCACCCAACGTGATCTTTGCCGATGCGGATTTAAAGCGGGCCATTCCCAACGCCTTTTTCGCCCTGTTTTACAACCAGGGGCAAGTTTGTGGCGCCGGTTCCCGTCTGTTTGTCGAAAAGTCCATTGCCGATCAGGTCGTGGAGGAGCTCGTCCAGATGGCCAAACAGATGAAGATAGGACACAGCCTGGACCCGGAAACCCGTTTTGGCCCGGTGGTGAGCCAGGAACACCTGGAGCGGATCGAGCGGTACATTGAACTGGGCAAACAGGAAGGGGCCGAGGTGGCTCTCGCGGGAGGAAGGATGGCAGAGGCAGGCGGGGGTTACTTTGTCTCGCCCACGATCTTCACCAATGTCGATAACAAGATGCGCATTGCGCAAGAGGAGATTTTCGGTCCGGTTTTGGGAGTTCAGGTGTTTGAAGAGCTGGAAGAGGTCATCGAGCGGTGCAACGACACCATTTATGGCCTGGCCGCGGGCGTATGGACGAGCAATATCCGGACGGCACAGTGGATGACCAAGCGCCTGAAGGCCGGGACCGTATGGGTCAATTGTTACAATGTCCTGGATGATGCGGTGCCTTTTGGCGGATACAAGTACAGCGGCATCGGCCGTGAGATGGGCAGTTATGCGCTGGAATTGTACACGCAGGTCAAGAGCGTGTGGGTCAATTACGATTAG
- a CDS encoding zinc-binding alcohol dehydrogenase: MKSGRAAVFVAPRQPFEIREFPVPEPEPGAILVKVRLCNICGSDLHAWHGDFQTTKIGGALPTILGHEMMGTVAKLGAGVHRDFNGAPLSEGDRVVFQYFTHCGRCPQCLKGRTVSCLHSSMAMMGNCEQPPHFVGGFADYYYLKPNQVIFKVPDHVPDEVVSGANCALAQVIQGFQRVDLRFGETVVIQGAGGLGIYASAVAKHMGAKRVIVIDGVKERLELARQFGADETIDLQEYPDDRSRVARVRELTDGIGADVVVELVGHPGVVNEGLNMLALSGRYLEIGNISKGKVVELDPSKLVFGNKSIVGVSWYEPEALKMAMDFLSKTIDLYPYHRLFAVKFKLSEINHAFELAEKRAVPRATIVMD; encoded by the coding sequence GTGAAAAGCGGCAGAGCGGCGGTATTCGTTGCGCCCAGGCAACCGTTTGAGATACGGGAGTTTCCGGTGCCCGAACCGGAACCGGGCGCCATCCTGGTGAAAGTGCGTCTGTGCAACATCTGTGGTTCCGATTTGCACGCTTGGCACGGCGATTTCCAGACGACGAAAATCGGCGGCGCGTTGCCGACGATTTTGGGGCATGAAATGATGGGAACGGTTGCCAAGCTGGGTGCCGGAGTCCATCGCGATTTTAACGGCGCGCCGTTATCCGAAGGGGATCGGGTGGTATTCCAGTATTTCACCCACTGCGGCAGATGTCCCCAATGTTTGAAGGGCCGGACGGTCAGTTGCCTGCATTCCAGCATGGCGATGATGGGGAATTGCGAGCAGCCGCCGCACTTTGTCGGCGGATTTGCAGACTATTATTATTTGAAGCCGAATCAGGTCATCTTTAAAGTGCCTGATCATGTTCCGGATGAAGTGGTTTCCGGTGCCAATTGCGCGTTGGCGCAAGTGATACAGGGGTTCCAAAGGGTCGATTTGCGATTTGGCGAAACGGTGGTGATCCAAGGTGCGGGCGGACTTGGCATCTATGCGAGTGCAGTAGCCAAGCACATGGGTGCCAAACGGGTGATTGTGATCGACGGGGTGAAGGAGCGGCTCGAATTGGCCAGGCAGTTTGGCGCGGATGAGACCATCGATCTCCAAGAGTATCCGGATGACCGGTCAAGGGTGGCGCGCGTGCGGGAATTGACCGACGGTATCGGCGCCGATGTGGTGGTGGAATTGGTCGGTCATCCCGGTGTGGTGAATGAAGGATTGAACATGCTGGCGCTGAGCGGGCGTTATTTGGAAATCGGAAATATCAGCAAGGGCAAGGTTGTTGAATTGGATCCGTCCAAATTGGTCTTCGGCAATAAAAGCATCGTTGGCGTTTCCTGGTACGAACCGGAAGCGTTAAAAATGGCGATGGATTTTCTTTCCAAGACGATTGATCTTTATCCTTACCATCGGTTGTTCGCTGTCAAATTCAAGTTGTCGGAGATTAATCACGCGTTTGAACTGGCAGAAAAAAGGGCGGTGCCCCGCGCGACCATCGTGATGGATTAA
- a CDS encoding fatty-acid--CoA ligase, translating to MLERANLFFARKEVISREADGFLHRYTYGDYYRRVCRLANVLKRLGIKRGDRVATFAWNTYRHFELYFGVTCYGAVLHTVNIRLSVEHIAYILNHAEDQVVFLDPDLLPVMEEVAPRLKTVKHFIILSDHVPETTLPSASSYEQLLAQEAESYDFPTLDENSPAGMCYTSATTGNPKGVVYTHRSIYLHTAHLCFVDSMAIEEKDVLLPFVPMFHVNAWGIPFAGAWMGSTLVFPGVHPTAEDLARLIQETKVTFAAAAVTVGIDMLKVLQHKPYDISSLRALMLGGQATPEAVIQAYQHLYGVPIFTAWGATECSPIATTVHIKSYQQHLSLDEKMKIRARQGLLSPGLEMKILDEQNQPVPWDDQHMGEIYVRGPWIATEYYRDERTKESFIDGWWKSGDIATINEEGIIKLVDRAKDLIKSGGEWISSVDLENALMSHPAVQEATVVAVPHEKWQERPVACVVLKTGEQASEEVLREWLADKFPKWWLPDKFIFMDQIPKTGVGKFNKKALREMLKNTG from the coding sequence ATGCTGGAAAGGGCCAACCTCTTTTTCGCCAGAAAAGAGGTCATCTCCCGCGAAGCGGACGGCTTTTTGCACCGTTACACCTATGGCGATTACTACCGGCGGGTTTGCCGGTTGGCCAACGTCTTAAAGCGCTTGGGCATCAAGCGGGGCGACAGGGTGGCGACGTTTGCGTGGAACACGTACCGGCATTTTGAATTGTATTTTGGCGTAACCTGTTATGGCGCCGTCCTGCATACGGTCAATATCCGCCTCTCGGTTGAACATATCGCCTATATCTTGAATCATGCCGAAGACCAAGTGGTTTTTCTGGATCCGGATTTGCTGCCGGTGATGGAAGAAGTGGCACCCCGTCTGAAAACGGTGAAGCACTTCATCATCCTGTCCGACCATGTGCCGGAAACGACACTGCCTTCGGCGAGCAGCTATGAGCAATTGCTGGCGCAAGAAGCGGAAAGTTATGACTTTCCGACGTTGGACGAAAATTCTCCTGCCGGAATGTGTTACACCTCCGCCACCACCGGCAATCCCAAGGGGGTTGTGTATACACACCGGAGCATCTATCTGCATACTGCCCATTTATGTTTTGTTGATTCGATGGCCATCGAAGAAAAAGACGTGCTGCTGCCCTTTGTGCCGATGTTCCATGTCAACGCCTGGGGAATTCCTTTCGCCGGCGCATGGATGGGTTCGACCCTGGTATTCCCGGGCGTGCATCCCACGGCAGAGGACCTTGCCCGTCTTATCCAAGAGACGAAAGTGACCTTTGCTGCCGCTGCCGTCACTGTCGGGATCGACATGTTAAAAGTGCTGCAGCACAAACCGTATGACATATCGTCGCTGCGGGCGCTCATGCTGGGCGGCCAAGCGACGCCGGAAGCCGTGATTCAGGCCTATCAGCACCTGTACGGTGTGCCCATTTTCACCGCATGGGGGGCCACAGAATGCTCCCCCATCGCGACAACCGTACACATCAAGAGCTATCAACAGCATTTGAGCCTCGACGAAAAGATGAAAATTCGGGCGAGACAGGGGTTGCTGTCGCCTGGGCTGGAAATGAAAATTCTCGATGAACAAAATCAGCCGGTACCGTGGGACGACCAGCACATGGGCGAAATTTATGTCCGCGGTCCGTGGATCGCGACCGAATACTATCGGGATGAACGGACAAAGGAAAGCTTCATCGACGGATGGTGGAAGAGCGGCGACATCGCGACGATCAATGAAGAAGGGATCATCAAGCTGGTAGACCGGGCCAAGGACTTGATCAAAAGCGGCGGTGAATGGATCTCATCCGTCGATCTGGAAAATGCCTTGATGTCCCATCCGGCGGTGCAGGAAGCCACAGTGGTGGCTGTGCCGCATGAAAAGTGGCAAGAGCGGCCGGTCGCATGTGTGGTGCTGAAGACGGGAGAACAAGCGAGTGAAGAAGTGTTGCGTGAGTGGCTTGCGGACAAATTTCCCAAATGGTGGTTGCCGGATAAATTCATCTTTATGGATCAAATTCCCAAAACGGGCGTGGGGAAGTTCAATAAAAAGGCGTTAAGGGAAATGCTGAAAAATACCGGTTAA